A single genomic interval of Pseudorca crassidens isolate mPseCra1 chromosome 19, mPseCra1.hap1, whole genome shotgun sequence harbors:
- the MYBBP1A gene encoding myb-binding protein 1A isoform X1: protein MRRDPTWKRQSSEPTCSTSMAETESTDVAEPPAPGEAPKSGARPADRHGLLKHSREFLDFFWDIAKPQQETRLEATEKLLEYLRARPEGSSELKYSLKRLITGLGVGRETARPCYSLALAQLLQAFEDIPLCSILQQIQEKYDLQKVKKGMVRPALFGNLFGVLALFQSGRLVKDSEALMQAVKLLQVLGQHYSHLQEQPQKALVDILSQVPEAMLQEVLPKVLKPDLNSVLGSPEHLELFLLAQQKVPKKLEKLMGPVNLFSDESIPRLVTVLKMAATSVKKERKLPAVALDLLRLALQEDSFPRFWKEVVEQGLLKKQFWPASYLCFRLLGAALPLLSKEQLQLVMQGDLIRHYGEHMVTAKLPSQFKFAPEMNEYVGAFLKGCQDDPERQLALVVGFTSVTNQGLPVVPTFWRVTQFLSLPALKGYVAWLRDMFLQPNLDSLVDFSTNNQKKAQDALFHGPERAVFRLRKWLIFRLVSIVDNLHAEKEETLIEEVARFCFFHSFFETKKPMSQIPETEQHFSHPLDSRTREVVGSAFFSLLQTLSTQFRQAPGQTQDGQPWTYHLVRFADLLLSHSRNVVPLVAFTTQQRQAWDRTLKTLKELEAQSSEAKATAFQHLLLLVGIHLFKSPTESCDLLGDIQTCIKKSLAEKPRRTRSKATNPQEPPWVEVLLEILLALLAQPSHLMRQVARSVFSHICSHLTPRALQLILDVLNPEESQNEDDNVVVTDASERQLLGDAEDESSDDGEDKGNEDSESDEEESNDEESDEEERDGDVDQGFREQLRAVLQAGKALGGADGEDDDELGDEAMMALDKNLASLFAEQKLRIQARRDEKNKLQKEKALRRGFQIRVLDLIEVLVTKQPENPLVLEVLEPLLHVIRRSMRTSSTKQEQDLLHKTARIFMHHLCRSRHYCRNVGDRVETLYAQLERLVQQAGRQADSSVCLYYFNASLYLLRVLKGNTVGKSTCKAQKKEKAATDAGTQPQGPEAASCLDLGLVTPIYSSALSSFLTKRSSPLTAPMFLSLFSRHPMLCKNLLPIVVEHVASHTRPRHQAQACLLLQKTLPTRELRLCFKDPEWEQLLDQILAKVTETLRTLGEAETKSGRQKELSSLELLNVLFRNIHHEKLTMDLTAVLGVLQSQQPRLQQGLQQGAHSAGSSRLYDLYWQAMKFLGVQRPKSEKKDAKEVPKATPSPISMKRKKKGFLPETKKRKKRKSEDATQEEAAKPAAAGGDQPPSTGKRKRKIKRKGPAQSQAQGLPASKSPTPEPPATSPSSPAKTPKPQKKNRKLSQVSRATPVSPESPKEPAAKKRQKNLPQKGVSGKSPQSALPRRKARLSLASRSPSLLQSGLKKKGQLRKAKKL from the exons ATGCGCCGCGACCCGACCTGGAAGAGGCAGTCTTCAGAGCCCACGTGTTCGACAAGCATGGCGGAGACGGAGAGTACGGACGTTGCTGAGCCTCCGGCTCCGGGAGAGGCCCCGAAGAGTGGCGCCCGGCCTGCCGACCGTCATGGCCTGCTCAAGCACAGCCGCGAGTTTTTGGATTTCTTCTGGGACATTGCGAAGCCGCAGCAGGAGACGCGGCTTGAGGCCACGGAGAAGTTGCTGGAGTATCTGCGCGCAAGGCCAGAG GGATCATCCGAGCTGAAGTACTCCCTGAAGCGCCTAATCACTGGGCTCGGGGTCGGACGAGAAACAGCCCGGCCTTGCTACAGTCTGGCTCTGGCGCAG CTGTTACAGGCTTTTGAAGACATCCCCTTGTGCAGCATCCTGCAGCAGATACAAGAGAAATATGACCTGCAGAAGGTTAAGAAG GGGATGGTGAGACCTGCTCTCTTTGGAAACCTGTTTGGGGTGCTAGCCCTCTTTCAGTCAGGCAGGCTGGTGAAG GACTCGGAGGCACTGATGCAGGCGGTGAAGCTGCTGCAAGTCCTGGGCCAGCACTACAGCCACTTGCAGGAGCAGCCCCAGAAGGCCCTGGTGGACATCCTCTCGCAG GTCCCAGAGGCCATGTTGCAGGAGGTCCTGCCAAAAGTCCTCAAGCCCGACTTGAATTCAGTACTTGGTTCCCCTGAGCACCTGGAGCTCTTCCTCTTGGCCCAGCAGAAGGTGCCCAAGAAGCTGGAGAAGCTGATGGGACCGGTCAACCTGTTCTCAGATGAGAGCATCCCCAG GCTGGTGACTGTGCTGAAGATGGCGGCCACCTCTGTGAAGAAGGAACGCAAGCTGCCTGCCGTGGCTTTGGACCTGCTCCGCCTGGCGCTCCAGGAAGACAGCTTCCCACGGTTCTGGAAGGAAGTTGTGGAACAAGGGCTCCTGAAGAAGCAGTTCTGGCCGGCCAG CTACCTGTGTTTCCGCCTGCTGGGCGCGGCCCTGCCCCTGCTGTCCAAGGAGCAGCTGCAGCTGGTGATGCAGGGGGACCTGATCCGCCATTACGGGGAGCACATGGTCACTGCTAAG CTCCCGAGCCAGTTCAAGTTTGCTCCAGAGATGAATGAGTACGTGGGGGCCTTCCTGAAGGGCTGCCAGGACGACCCCGAGCGGCAGCTGGCCCTGGTGGTGGGCTTCACGTCCGTCACCAACCAGGGCCTCCCCGTCGTGCCCACCTTCTGGCGGGTCACGCAGTTCCTGAGTCTCCCCGCCCTCAAGGGCTACGTGGCTTGGCTGCGGGACATGTTTCTCCAGCCCAACCTGGACTCCTTGGTGGACTTCAGCACCAACAACCAGAAGAAAGCCCAGGACGCTTTGTTCCACGG GCCCGAGCGAGCCGTGTTCCGGCTACGGAAGTGGCTCATCTTCCGCCTGGTCAGCATCGTGGACAACCTGCACGCGGAGAAGGAGGAGACCCTGATTGAGGAGGTGGCCAG gttttgttttttccactcaTTCTTCGAGACAAAGAAGCCCATGTCCCAGATCCCTGAGACCGAGCAGCACTTCTCTCACCCCCTGGACAGCCGGACCCGGGAGGTGGTGGGCAGTGCCTTCTTCAG CCTGCTGCAGACTCTGAGCACGCAGTTCCGGCAGGCGCCGGGGCAGACGCAGGACGGGCAGCCCTGGACCTACCACCTGGTGCGGTTCGCAGACCTGCTGTTGAGCCACAGCCGCAACGTGGTTCCCCTGGTGGCCTTCACCACGCAGCAGCGCCAGGCCTGGGACCG GACTCTGAAGACTCTGAAAGAACTGGAGGCCCAGTCCTCAGAGGCCAAGGCCACTGCCTTCCAGCACCTGCTACTCCTGGTGGGCATACACCTCTTCAAG TCCCCCACAGAGAGCTGTGACCTCCTGGGCGACATCCAGACCTGCATCAAAAAGAGCCTGGCGGAGAAGCCCCGTCGGACCCGTTCCAAGGCCACCA ACCCGCAGGAGCCGCCGTGGGTGGAGGTGCTGCTGGAGATCCTGCTGGCCCTCTTGGCCCAGCCCAGCCACCTGATGCGTCAGGTGGCCCGAAGTGTGTTCAGCCACATCTGCTCCCACCTGACTCCACGTGCCCTGCAGCTCATCCTGGAT GTGCTAAACCCCGAGGAGAGCCAGAATGAGGACGACAACGTGGTGGTTACAGACGCCTCTGAGCGGCAGTTGCTGGGGGATGCGGAG GACGAGAGCTCGGACGACGGCGAGGACAAGGGCAATGAAGACTCGGAGAGCGACGAGGAGGAGAGCAATGACGAGGAGAGCGACGAGGAGGAGCGGGACGGGGACGTGGACCAGGGCTTCCGGGAGCAGCTGCGGGCGGTGCTGCAGGCAGGGAAGGCGCTG GGCGGAGCTGACGGCGAGGACGACGACGAGCTGGGGGATGAGGCCATGATGGCCCTGGACAAGAACTTGGCCAGCCTCTTTGCCGAGCAGAAGCTGCGCATCCAGGCCCGGAGGGACGAGAAGAACAAGCTCCAGAAGGAGAAGGCACTGCGGCGGGGCTTCCAGATCAGG GTCCTGGACCTGATCGAGGTGCTGGTGACCAAGCAGCCCGAGAACCCCCTGGTCCTGGAGGTGCTCGAGCCGCTGCTGCACGTCATCCGGCGCAGCATGCGCACCAGCAGCACGAAGCAGGAGCAGGACCTGCTGCACAAGACGGCCCGCATCTTCAT GCACCACCTGTGCCGCTCCCGGCATTACTGCCGCAACGTGGGCGACCGCGTGGAGACTCTGTACGCCCAGCTGGAGCGGCTGGTGCAGCAGGCCGGTCGCCAGGCTGACTCCTCTGTCTGCCTCTACTACTTCAACGCCTCCCTCTACCTGCTCCGGGTCCTAAAGGGCAACACTGTGGGCAAGTCCACCTGCAAGgcccagaagaaggagaaagcCGCCACTGACGCCGGCACCCAGCCCCAGGGCCCAGAG GCTGCCAGCTGCTTGGATTTGGGCCTCGTGACCCCGATCTACTCATCGGCACTGAGCTCCTTCCTGACCAAGCGCAGCAGCCCGCTCACGGCTCCCATGTTCCTCAGCCTCTTCTCCCGGCACCCG ATGCTCTGTAAGAACCTGCTCCCCATCGTGGTCGAGCACGTGGCAAGCCACACGCGGCCCCGCCATCAG gcccagGCCTGCCTGCTGCTCCAGAAGACCCTGCCCACGCGGGAGCTGAGGCTGTGCTTTAAGGACCCCGAGTGGGAGCAGCTGCTGGACCAGATCCTGGCGAAGGTCACCGAG ACCCTGCGGACGCTGGGTGAGGCCGAGACCAAGTCAGGGCGCCAGAAGGAGCTGTCTTCCTTGGAGCTGCTCAACGTTCTCTTCAGGAACATCCATCATGAG AAGCTGACGATGGACCTGACCGCTGTCCTGGGCGTGCTGCAGAGCCAACAGCCGAGGCTGCAGCAGGGGCTACAGCAGGGGGCGCACTCGGCCGGCTCCAGCCGCCTCTATGATCTCTACTGGCAGGCCATGAAGTTCCTCGGAGTCCA GCGTCCCAAGTCAGAGAAGAAGgatgccaaggaagtccctaaggCCACGCCGAGCCCTATTAGCATGAAGCGGAAGAAAAAGGGGTTCTTGCCAGAGACCAAGAAGCGTAAGAAACGCAAGTCCGAGGACGCCACGCAGGAGGAGGCGGCCAAGCCCGCAGCCGCCGGTGGGGACCAGCCCCCCAGCACTggcaagaggaagaggaagatcaAGCGCAAGGGCCCAGCCCAGTCCCAGGCGCAGGGGCTGCCTGCCTCCAAGAGTCCGACCCCAGAGCCCCCTGCCACGAGCCCCAGCAGCCCCGCCAAGACCCCAAAGCCGCAGAAGAAAAATCGGAAGCTGTCCCAGGTGAGCAGAGCCACCCCCGTGTCTCCTGAGTCCCCCAAGGAGCCTGCTGCCAAAAAGCGTCAGAAGAATCTGCCCCAAAAGGGGGTTTCAGGCAAGTCGCCGCAGTCCGCGCTGCCTCGGAGAAAGGCCAGGTTGTCTTTGGCCAGCAGGAGCCCCAGCCTCCTCCAGAGCGGGCTCAAGAAGAAGGGGCAGCTGAGGAAGGCGAAAAAGCTGTGA
- the GGT6 gene encoding glutathione hydrolase 6, translating into MGHGTHSRACALPEAAGLRRKRVRYQSSSFHIPRGPRTPLGESGRGLGTQQLRTEAGKCFPLESLRSARQPRAWPALGNFWLSGGTPGCSPSPGQSKVCASEGTFVSSRPCRLLCQRLPAPTRWCTRHLLGRVVLATPGRALFLRRAKPPSGVPPDRLDPPLQPPLQGLFPPSSFPSLCLQTCCDFCQEALSPWQTYTPPCKQDQTFWELFAGFLGVCLPGPGSGHPSLQEQGWQSARGLGPAGGCPAAGGHWLLPGREATLQSCASPGTLGSGAPPASGRSHRPGVYHRGSIISPTATCSHLGRELSVAGGNVVDAGLGAALCLAVVHPHATGLGTVFWGLFHSSSSGHSTALTSDPAWGCPRLCLPCICYTGFGRLPSPHLLVGPTVLAQEGFLVDAAQGTKGLCPLLCHTDGTPLGPEPPTPNWQLCSTGLHLLPPQTLPGTLY; encoded by the exons ATGGGCCATGGAACCCATAGCAGGGCCTGTGCTCTACCAGAAGCTGCTGGTCTGAGGAGGAAGAGGGTGAGATATCAGAGCAGCTCGTTCCACATCCCTCGGGGCCCCAGGACTCCTCTGGGTGAGTCAGGGAGAGGTCTGGGCACCCAGCAACTCAGGACTGAGGCTGGCAAGTGTTTCCCTCTGGAGTCCCTAAGGAGCGCCAGACAACCCCGTGCTTGGCCAGCTCTAGGAAACTTCTGGTTGAGTGGGGGGACCCCCGGCTGCAGCCCCAGTCCTGGCCAATCCAAGGTCTGTGCTTCTGAAGGGACATTTGTATCAAGTCGGCCCTGCCGGCTGCTCTGCCAAaggctcccagctcccacccgcTGGTGCACGAGGCACCTGCTGGGCAGGGTGGTCCTGGCTACACCTGGCAGGGCCCTGTTCCTCAGGCGTGCCAAGCCCCCTTCAGGCGTCCCTCCAGACCGGCTGGACCCACCCCTCCAACCTCCTCTCCAGGGACTATTTCCCCCAAGCTCTTTCCCATCTCTGTGTCTCCAGACATGCTGTGACTTCTGCCAGGAGGCCCTTTCTCCTTGGCAAACTTATACTCCTCCTTGCAAGCAAGACCAAACCTTTTGGGAATTGTTTGCTGGGTTCTTGGGTGTCTGCCTGCCTGGTCCTGGCTCGGGACATCCCTCTCTGCAGGAACAAGGCTGGCAGTCTGCCCGGGGCCTGGGCCCAGCTGGTGGCTGCCCTGCTGCTGGTGGCCATTGGCTTCTCCCTGGCCGTGAGGCAACTCTGCAGAGCTGTGCCTCTCCAGGAACCTTGGGCTCTGGGGCCCCTCCAGCCAGTGGGCGCTCCCACAGGCCTGGCGTGTACCACCGCGGCAGCATCATCAGCCCTACAG CCACGTGCTCCCACCTGGGTCGAGAGCTGTCTGTTGCCGGGGGCAACGTCGTGGATGCTGGACTCGGAGCAGCTCTGTGTCTGGCGGTGGTGCATCCTCATGCCACAGGGCTAG GCACCGTGTTCTGGGGCCTCTTCCATAGTAGCTCCTCAGGCCACTCAACCGCCCTGACGTCAGACCCGGCCTGGGGCTGCCCTCGGCTCTGCCTGCCCTGCATTTGCTACACAGGCTTTGGCCGCCTGCCCTCGCCACACCTGCTGGTAGGCCCCACCGTGCTGGCTCAAGAGGGCTTTCTGGTAGACGCAGCCCAGGGCACAAAGGGCCTCTGTCCCCTACTTTGCCACACTGATGGGACTCCCCTGGGCCCCGAGCCACCAACCCCAAACTGGCAGCTGTGCTCCACCGGGCTGCACTtgctcccaccccagaccttGCCAGGGACGCTCTACTGA
- the MYBBP1A gene encoding myb-binding protein 1A isoform X2: MAETESTDVAEPPAPGEAPKSGARPADRHGLLKHSREFLDFFWDIAKPQQETRLEATEKLLEYLRARPEGSSELKYSLKRLITGLGVGRETARPCYSLALAQLLQAFEDIPLCSILQQIQEKYDLQKVKKGMVRPALFGNLFGVLALFQSGRLVKDSEALMQAVKLLQVLGQHYSHLQEQPQKALVDILSQVPEAMLQEVLPKVLKPDLNSVLGSPEHLELFLLAQQKVPKKLEKLMGPVNLFSDESIPRLVTVLKMAATSVKKERKLPAVALDLLRLALQEDSFPRFWKEVVEQGLLKKQFWPASYLCFRLLGAALPLLSKEQLQLVMQGDLIRHYGEHMVTAKLPSQFKFAPEMNEYVGAFLKGCQDDPERQLALVVGFTSVTNQGLPVVPTFWRVTQFLSLPALKGYVAWLRDMFLQPNLDSLVDFSTNNQKKAQDALFHGPERAVFRLRKWLIFRLVSIVDNLHAEKEETLIEEVARFCFFHSFFETKKPMSQIPETEQHFSHPLDSRTREVVGSAFFSLLQTLSTQFRQAPGQTQDGQPWTYHLVRFADLLLSHSRNVVPLVAFTTQQRQAWDRTLKTLKELEAQSSEAKATAFQHLLLLVGIHLFKSPTESCDLLGDIQTCIKKSLAEKPRRTRSKATNPQEPPWVEVLLEILLALLAQPSHLMRQVARSVFSHICSHLTPRALQLILDVLNPEESQNEDDNVVVTDASERQLLGDAEDESSDDGEDKGNEDSESDEEESNDEESDEEERDGDVDQGFREQLRAVLQAGKALGGADGEDDDELGDEAMMALDKNLASLFAEQKLRIQARRDEKNKLQKEKALRRGFQIRVLDLIEVLVTKQPENPLVLEVLEPLLHVIRRSMRTSSTKQEQDLLHKTARIFMHHLCRSRHYCRNVGDRVETLYAQLERLVQQAGRQADSSVCLYYFNASLYLLRVLKGNTVGKSTCKAQKKEKAATDAGTQPQGPEAASCLDLGLVTPIYSSALSSFLTKRSSPLTAPMFLSLFSRHPMLCKNLLPIVVEHVASHTRPRHQAQACLLLQKTLPTRELRLCFKDPEWEQLLDQILAKVTETLRTLGEAETKSGRQKELSSLELLNVLFRNIHHEKLTMDLTAVLGVLQSQQPRLQQGLQQGAHSAGSSRLYDLYWQAMKFLGVQRPKSEKKDAKEVPKATPSPISMKRKKKGFLPETKKRKKRKSEDATQEEAAKPAAAGGDQPPSTGKRKRKIKRKGPAQSQAQGLPASKSPTPEPPATSPSSPAKTPKPQKKNRKLSQVSRATPVSPESPKEPAAKKRQKNLPQKGVSGKSPQSALPRRKARLSLASRSPSLLQSGLKKKGQLRKAKKL; this comes from the exons ATGGCGGAGACGGAGAGTACGGACGTTGCTGAGCCTCCGGCTCCGGGAGAGGCCCCGAAGAGTGGCGCCCGGCCTGCCGACCGTCATGGCCTGCTCAAGCACAGCCGCGAGTTTTTGGATTTCTTCTGGGACATTGCGAAGCCGCAGCAGGAGACGCGGCTTGAGGCCACGGAGAAGTTGCTGGAGTATCTGCGCGCAAGGCCAGAG GGATCATCCGAGCTGAAGTACTCCCTGAAGCGCCTAATCACTGGGCTCGGGGTCGGACGAGAAACAGCCCGGCCTTGCTACAGTCTGGCTCTGGCGCAG CTGTTACAGGCTTTTGAAGACATCCCCTTGTGCAGCATCCTGCAGCAGATACAAGAGAAATATGACCTGCAGAAGGTTAAGAAG GGGATGGTGAGACCTGCTCTCTTTGGAAACCTGTTTGGGGTGCTAGCCCTCTTTCAGTCAGGCAGGCTGGTGAAG GACTCGGAGGCACTGATGCAGGCGGTGAAGCTGCTGCAAGTCCTGGGCCAGCACTACAGCCACTTGCAGGAGCAGCCCCAGAAGGCCCTGGTGGACATCCTCTCGCAG GTCCCAGAGGCCATGTTGCAGGAGGTCCTGCCAAAAGTCCTCAAGCCCGACTTGAATTCAGTACTTGGTTCCCCTGAGCACCTGGAGCTCTTCCTCTTGGCCCAGCAGAAGGTGCCCAAGAAGCTGGAGAAGCTGATGGGACCGGTCAACCTGTTCTCAGATGAGAGCATCCCCAG GCTGGTGACTGTGCTGAAGATGGCGGCCACCTCTGTGAAGAAGGAACGCAAGCTGCCTGCCGTGGCTTTGGACCTGCTCCGCCTGGCGCTCCAGGAAGACAGCTTCCCACGGTTCTGGAAGGAAGTTGTGGAACAAGGGCTCCTGAAGAAGCAGTTCTGGCCGGCCAG CTACCTGTGTTTCCGCCTGCTGGGCGCGGCCCTGCCCCTGCTGTCCAAGGAGCAGCTGCAGCTGGTGATGCAGGGGGACCTGATCCGCCATTACGGGGAGCACATGGTCACTGCTAAG CTCCCGAGCCAGTTCAAGTTTGCTCCAGAGATGAATGAGTACGTGGGGGCCTTCCTGAAGGGCTGCCAGGACGACCCCGAGCGGCAGCTGGCCCTGGTGGTGGGCTTCACGTCCGTCACCAACCAGGGCCTCCCCGTCGTGCCCACCTTCTGGCGGGTCACGCAGTTCCTGAGTCTCCCCGCCCTCAAGGGCTACGTGGCTTGGCTGCGGGACATGTTTCTCCAGCCCAACCTGGACTCCTTGGTGGACTTCAGCACCAACAACCAGAAGAAAGCCCAGGACGCTTTGTTCCACGG GCCCGAGCGAGCCGTGTTCCGGCTACGGAAGTGGCTCATCTTCCGCCTGGTCAGCATCGTGGACAACCTGCACGCGGAGAAGGAGGAGACCCTGATTGAGGAGGTGGCCAG gttttgttttttccactcaTTCTTCGAGACAAAGAAGCCCATGTCCCAGATCCCTGAGACCGAGCAGCACTTCTCTCACCCCCTGGACAGCCGGACCCGGGAGGTGGTGGGCAGTGCCTTCTTCAG CCTGCTGCAGACTCTGAGCACGCAGTTCCGGCAGGCGCCGGGGCAGACGCAGGACGGGCAGCCCTGGACCTACCACCTGGTGCGGTTCGCAGACCTGCTGTTGAGCCACAGCCGCAACGTGGTTCCCCTGGTGGCCTTCACCACGCAGCAGCGCCAGGCCTGGGACCG GACTCTGAAGACTCTGAAAGAACTGGAGGCCCAGTCCTCAGAGGCCAAGGCCACTGCCTTCCAGCACCTGCTACTCCTGGTGGGCATACACCTCTTCAAG TCCCCCACAGAGAGCTGTGACCTCCTGGGCGACATCCAGACCTGCATCAAAAAGAGCCTGGCGGAGAAGCCCCGTCGGACCCGTTCCAAGGCCACCA ACCCGCAGGAGCCGCCGTGGGTGGAGGTGCTGCTGGAGATCCTGCTGGCCCTCTTGGCCCAGCCCAGCCACCTGATGCGTCAGGTGGCCCGAAGTGTGTTCAGCCACATCTGCTCCCACCTGACTCCACGTGCCCTGCAGCTCATCCTGGAT GTGCTAAACCCCGAGGAGAGCCAGAATGAGGACGACAACGTGGTGGTTACAGACGCCTCTGAGCGGCAGTTGCTGGGGGATGCGGAG GACGAGAGCTCGGACGACGGCGAGGACAAGGGCAATGAAGACTCGGAGAGCGACGAGGAGGAGAGCAATGACGAGGAGAGCGACGAGGAGGAGCGGGACGGGGACGTGGACCAGGGCTTCCGGGAGCAGCTGCGGGCGGTGCTGCAGGCAGGGAAGGCGCTG GGCGGAGCTGACGGCGAGGACGACGACGAGCTGGGGGATGAGGCCATGATGGCCCTGGACAAGAACTTGGCCAGCCTCTTTGCCGAGCAGAAGCTGCGCATCCAGGCCCGGAGGGACGAGAAGAACAAGCTCCAGAAGGAGAAGGCACTGCGGCGGGGCTTCCAGATCAGG GTCCTGGACCTGATCGAGGTGCTGGTGACCAAGCAGCCCGAGAACCCCCTGGTCCTGGAGGTGCTCGAGCCGCTGCTGCACGTCATCCGGCGCAGCATGCGCACCAGCAGCACGAAGCAGGAGCAGGACCTGCTGCACAAGACGGCCCGCATCTTCAT GCACCACCTGTGCCGCTCCCGGCATTACTGCCGCAACGTGGGCGACCGCGTGGAGACTCTGTACGCCCAGCTGGAGCGGCTGGTGCAGCAGGCCGGTCGCCAGGCTGACTCCTCTGTCTGCCTCTACTACTTCAACGCCTCCCTCTACCTGCTCCGGGTCCTAAAGGGCAACACTGTGGGCAAGTCCACCTGCAAGgcccagaagaaggagaaagcCGCCACTGACGCCGGCACCCAGCCCCAGGGCCCAGAG GCTGCCAGCTGCTTGGATTTGGGCCTCGTGACCCCGATCTACTCATCGGCACTGAGCTCCTTCCTGACCAAGCGCAGCAGCCCGCTCACGGCTCCCATGTTCCTCAGCCTCTTCTCCCGGCACCCG ATGCTCTGTAAGAACCTGCTCCCCATCGTGGTCGAGCACGTGGCAAGCCACACGCGGCCCCGCCATCAG gcccagGCCTGCCTGCTGCTCCAGAAGACCCTGCCCACGCGGGAGCTGAGGCTGTGCTTTAAGGACCCCGAGTGGGAGCAGCTGCTGGACCAGATCCTGGCGAAGGTCACCGAG ACCCTGCGGACGCTGGGTGAGGCCGAGACCAAGTCAGGGCGCCAGAAGGAGCTGTCTTCCTTGGAGCTGCTCAACGTTCTCTTCAGGAACATCCATCATGAG AAGCTGACGATGGACCTGACCGCTGTCCTGGGCGTGCTGCAGAGCCAACAGCCGAGGCTGCAGCAGGGGCTACAGCAGGGGGCGCACTCGGCCGGCTCCAGCCGCCTCTATGATCTCTACTGGCAGGCCATGAAGTTCCTCGGAGTCCA GCGTCCCAAGTCAGAGAAGAAGgatgccaaggaagtccctaaggCCACGCCGAGCCCTATTAGCATGAAGCGGAAGAAAAAGGGGTTCTTGCCAGAGACCAAGAAGCGTAAGAAACGCAAGTCCGAGGACGCCACGCAGGAGGAGGCGGCCAAGCCCGCAGCCGCCGGTGGGGACCAGCCCCCCAGCACTggcaagaggaagaggaagatcaAGCGCAAGGGCCCAGCCCAGTCCCAGGCGCAGGGGCTGCCTGCCTCCAAGAGTCCGACCCCAGAGCCCCCTGCCACGAGCCCCAGCAGCCCCGCCAAGACCCCAAAGCCGCAGAAGAAAAATCGGAAGCTGTCCCAGGTGAGCAGAGCCACCCCCGTGTCTCCTGAGTCCCCCAAGGAGCCTGCTGCCAAAAAGCGTCAGAAGAATCTGCCCCAAAAGGGGGTTTCAGGCAAGTCGCCGCAGTCCGCGCTGCCTCGGAGAAAGGCCAGGTTGTCTTTGGCCAGCAGGAGCCCCAGCCTCCTCCAGAGCGGGCTCAAGAAGAAGGGGCAGCTGAGGAAGGCGAAAAAGCTGTGA